The proteins below are encoded in one region of Belonocnema kinseyi isolate 2016_QV_RU_SX_M_011 chromosome 1, B_treatae_v1, whole genome shotgun sequence:
- the LOC117180463 gene encoding uncharacterized protein LOC117180463, translating to MAAAFNEKRLSVDNYRSWKAQFKGLLMGNELCGHVIGKVPQSAAGADAIATWVKNDRKAMSHLLISIGIDEAASYDDLEMSKEIWDKTKETYESGGQVRKALLLKRLTLAQIKEGEDVRKHIIEFDEAVKRPTEIN from the coding sequence ATGGCGGCCGCATTTAATGAGAAGCGCTTATCTGTAGACAATTACAGATCATGGAAGGCCCAATTCAAAGGATTACTCATGGGCAATGAGTTATGCGGCCACGTCATTGGAAAAGTACCACAATCGGCGGCTGGAGCTGATGCAATTGCGACATGGGTCAAAAATGACCGAAAGGCAATGTCACACCTACTTATATCCATCGGTATAGACGAGGCAGCATCGTACGATGATCTGGAAATGTCCAAGGAAATTTGGGATAAGACCAAGGAGACGTACGAATCGGGTGGTCAAGTACGGAAAGCGTTACTACTCAAGAGGTTGACTCTCGCACAAATAAAAGAGGGAGAAGATGTAAGGAAGCATATCATAGAATTTGACGAGGCAGTCAAGAGACCCACAGAGATAAATTAG